Proteins encoded by one window of Cannabis sativa cultivar Pink pepper isolate KNU-18-1 chromosome 4, ASM2916894v1, whole genome shotgun sequence:
- the LOC115712445 gene encoding nuclear transcription factor Y subunit B-2 → MSSKRNQTSSSSSPIGSPSSPDSLSKEQDKFLPIANVSRIMKKSLPANAKISKEAKETVQECVSEFISFITGEASDKCQREKRKTINGDDLLWAMTTLGFENYVGPLKVYLNKYREVEEEKNSMAIARQEENSPTHTTTTPSHTFPNNKVDFQNFSVGGFYSVGGPKSYNIGEINGMVNIGYGDNNNYMNGIHETTITTTTTTGVGGDHGNPNRAVVAAQLHHHGNIGW, encoded by the coding sequence ATGTCTTCCAAAAGGAACCAAACCAGTAGTAGTAGCAGCCCAATTGGAAGCCCATCATCACCTGATAGCTTATCCAAAGAACAAGACAAGTTTCTGCCAATAGCCAATGTTAGCAGAATCATGAAGAAGTCACTCCCTGCAaatgcaaaaatctcaaaagaagctAAAGAAACTGTCCAAGAATGTGTCTCTGAGTTCATAAGCTTCATAACAGGGGAAGCCTCAGACAAGTGTCAAAGAGAAAAAAGGAAGACAATTAATGGAGACGACCTCTTGTGGGCCATGACAACTCTGGGCTTTGAGAATTATGTTGGACCCCTTAAAGTTTATCTCAATAAATATAGAGAAGTTGAGGAAGAGAAGAACTCCATGGCCATAGCTAGGCAAGAAGAAAACTCCCCTACTCACACCACTACTACTCCTTCTCATACTTTTCCAAATAACAAAGTTGATTTTCAGAATTTCAGTGTTGGTGGGTTTTATTCAGTTGGTGGTCCCAAGAGCTATAATATTGGAGAAATTAATGGAATGGTTAATATTGGGTATGGAGATAATAATAACTATATGAATGGGATTCATGAGACTACTATTACTACTACAACTACTACTGGTGTTGGTGGTGATCATGGAAATCCAAACAGGGCTGTGGTGGCTGCTCAGCTTCATCATCATGGGAATATTGGATGGTAG